TTTGCTTCGCAGCTACTCCGTGGTCAATTCAACAGGTAGTATAGGCCTTTAGTTTTTGTTCAGTTGTGAGATGGACTTCTGCATCTGTGCCATCATGGTGCTTAGTGTTTCTATAGTCGGTTCTGGTGTTGGATCAGGTAAAGCAGTTGAAATGTAAGCTTTGGCCTTCCAGATCTCCAGGATGTCATCAGCAGAAACAGTATAAGGATCGTAGATCTTATTGTCGGAAATAAGTTTTAGATCTTTATTTTCCTTGAAACGGTTTCCGGCTCTTTTGTAAACAACACCTTCATTTTTGCTGACTATGATATAGGTTTCTCCGGTTTTAACATCATTCCAGTTGTCCATATATTCTGCAACGATTATGCTTCCAGGTTGTATGGGTAGCATAGAATCACCCATAATTTCAAAAGCCCTAAAGGTGCCATGTTTTAAAAAGGGAAGCGGTAGTTGAAATTTGGGTAGTTCTTTAATGTATTGTGGATCGGCAAATCCGTTTAAATATCCTGCACTGGCCTTTACGGGAACCATCTCTATATTCTCGTTGTCATCTTTATCAACAGATATACTTAATATACGAAGATTTGATCCCTGGCTTTTTGGCTTTGGTTTCCAATCTTCATTGATGTTTTCGTTAATAAACTCATCTATTGTTAGGTCAAAGTATTCTGCTATTTTTTTTAGTAAATCGTATTTTGGTTCAGCCCGATCTTCTTCATAAGCGCCAATAAGTGACCTTTTAATTTCCATAGCATCAGCGAATTGCTGCTGGGTATGGCCTTTTTTCTTTCTTAAGTACTTAAGGTTGGATGAAATGTTTGACATAAAATAAAAAGTTAAAATAAATTTGTTTTTACTAATATTGTTAGTATTATTGTGCCAATAAAGTTAGTATTATTAATTCGGATATCCAATAGGTGTGCTAACTAATTTAGTTTATTTTATTTAAGCTTAATGTTATGAAAAAATTTGTGTACGTGGTAACAGACAGAAACAGAACGAGTTTACATGTAGGAATGAGTTCTGATCTAATTAAAACATTAGATTTCTATAAACAAATGCCTTGTTTATTCTTTGACAGTGGACAGCAGTTGACAAGACTTGTTTATTTTGAGGAATTTAAAACGGAGGCTCAGGCATTAAGTCGCTTTAAACTGATCAGCAGATTTACCAGAACGCAGAAGGAGCGCCTGGTAAGGGCTTGTAATCCGGACTGGGTTGATTTAACTATTGGCTTAGATTTCGAACACATCACTTCCGGGAGAAAAATGATCAACCAGGTGAACCTGGCTTTTAATATGCTTTCCTAATTAACGCCCATATAATTATACAAAAAAGGCCGATCAATCAGGATCGGCCTTAAAAATCAGGTTGGCGTAACTACCACCCGGGTGCAAAGGTTAATCCAAATACACCGCCAGAGATATCTTTACGCTGGAAAGGGAAGGCATAGTAAGGTTCTAGTACAAAAGCACCAAATACATTAACCCTAAGTGATATACCTACACTCATTGCCGGAACACGCTCATTCGTTTTCTGATAAATCGGATTCCCATTTTTGTCGTGCAAGATATTTCCATTTACATCAAGCTTAGGATCTATATTGTTTTCCGGTTGATTTTTGAAAACAACCTTAGATCCTTCATTCCAGGCTAAACCAGCGTCAAAGAAGACGTTTAGATCTGTAAACATGAATTTCGATGGAATTGCAGCTAGTTTTTTAGGCCCGGTAAAGGGAAGTCTTAGCTCAAAGTTGAATACAGCAATTTTATTTCCGGATAGCTGATTGATATCAAAACCATTGGAAATACCCGAGCTGTTGTTGTAAAGAGAGGTTGCCTCATATCCTCTTATTAAATACGGATATCCGATAAACAATGGATAAAGGTTTTCGCCTTCTTTACCTATTCTTAGGTAGTTATAACTTCTTGCAGCAAGCGTAACTGGCTTTAAACGCCAGTATTTTCTTAAGTCAACGTTAACTGCAGAGAACTTGTAATCGCCAAAATATTGCTCCATTCCTACTCTATATCTAAAACCATCTAAAGGAGAGGTGATTCCATTTATAGAGTTGTCGCCCACAAAAGAAGCATTTACCTGGAAAATATTGAAGCTTTTGAACGGCATTCCATATTCATTGGTAGCCTGGTTTAAAGGAACTTTTGTTTTATCAGAAGTGATGTAATAACCGATTTGACCGCCTACATTTTCATAATAATTACTGATGCGGTCAATTCTGTAGCTGTAACGAGAAAATGCCCCACCAGCCTCAAAACGATGTACTTTATTGAAAGGATAAGCGGCAAACAGTTGGGCTTGATCTTCAAAGGTTCTGATTAGGTTTGTTCTATCATTAAATACATTGATGTCATTTCCGTTGCGGTCTTTTAGTTTGTCAGGAACAATTTCCCGGAAACCACTTAAATAAGGGATATGAGATAAGGCTGCGCCCCAATTGATTCTGCTTTCTTGATTGATGTAACCAACTAATCCGCCTATATCGTAAATTTCTCCATTAACAGATAGATTGGCGATGATTTGATTTCGGCCCACGATATCGCTAAACAAACCCACAATACCACCCTGTACGCCAGTACCAAATCGGCTGGTAGAAACACCTACACCACTATTGGCCAGGTAATCCAATTTGAATTTAGGTTTGTAAGGAACAAGCCGCATAGAGTCCGTAATTGTTCGTTCAAAGCGTTCGAAGTTATTCAGATTGGAATTGACAATGTCAACGCCGGTGCTTTCCATTGGAGGTAGGATGGCAGCATCGAAGTTTACTGCATTGGCGTCCACTGGTTTTGCATGGAATGCACTTGCCCGGGCGTTGTAAAGTGTATAGCGTTGTGAGCGGTAGTAACTGTATACGATCTCGTCATTTCTGGATACAGAAATGGCTGGCGAGAATTCGGTAATCCCGCTGATGCCTGTAAAATAGTCTGTAAGCTGTTTTACACTGTTATCTGCCAGGGTATATTCGTAAAGATTTCTAAATCCGTCTCTGTTGGATAGGAAAAACAATCTTTTACTATCACCAGAGAATTGTGCATTGAGGTTATTGGCACCTGGAAAAACAGGAACATCAGTTAATGATTTACTTTCTACATCATAAATGCTCAAATTAATAGGGTGAACAGCGGCAATGCTATTACTTTTTAAAGAAGCTCTATCAGAGGAGAATGCTATTTTCTTACCATCTTGTGAATAAGCAGGAGCATAGTCGGAATATACATCATTGGTGATCTGAGTAACGATCTTCGTTTTAAGATTATAAGAGAAAATGTCACTTTGGCCCTGTATCATTCCTGAGAAAGCAATGTCTTCGCCATTCGGAGACCAGGATAGGTTTCCAAATTGAGCCACATCACCCATTTGTGCACGCAATGCAACACTTCCATTGTCTACATTGATGATCATCAATTGGTTTTTACCTTTACTGAAAATACTAAAAGCAAACTGTTTACCATCTGGTGACCATGTGCCGGCTGATTCCAGGAAGTTAAAGTCATCAATATGAGAGTTGGATACCTGACTGCTTAACTTTCTGAGGATTTTTCCGGTTTTAGCATCTGCGAGAAAGAGATCGATGCCGAAAAGATCCTTTTCTGATAAAAATGCAAGGTATTTACCATCAGGACTAATGGATGGGGCAACATTCATGTTACCTGCATTTTTGTTGTCTATGATTTTTGTTCCTGTAATTCTGATCTGAGAGCTATCGGTTTTAAGCATTGGACGGTAATGTGCCTCAATTGCATTTTTCCATAAGCCTGATAGTGCTCTGTCGTCATAACCAAAAGTGTATCTTAGTCCATTTTCGTAACCATATTTTGCCGTTGCTTTAAATAGAGGCACAATGGTGGTGTCTCCATAAACTGAACCAACAAAAGTCCAAAATGCCTGACCATAGCGGTAAGGGAAGTATTTATTAGAGTTGGTGAGGTCTTTTAATGAAGGGATATCTCTGTTTAACAGGGCGTCGCGCATCCACATAGAGGTAAAAGCATCTGTTTTACCTACTGATAAATACTCAGCCATACCTTCGATCATCCATAGAGGAATCTGGCTAACATTTTCAAGATTTATAGAGTCTTTTTCCAGCAGGAGATGATATTGGAAGGCGTGAACAAGTTCGTGACCTAATACGTGTCTTGTTTGGTTGTTCAACTCCATTACAGGCATGATTACCCTGTTTTTGAAAGCTTCAGTAACACCACCAGTTCCGATACCTATTTCGCCCTGAAGAGCTGTAGTTTGTTGAAAATCGGGATGGTTATTATACAGAATGATCGGATTCTTTTTTACAAAAGTATCTTTGAATATTTCCTGGTGCATTTTGTACCAGGTTTCTGCATCCTGAGCAAACTTCTCAATCAATTTTTCATTCTGCAGGTAATAATAGATTTCGAAATGTGGGGTTTGTAAAACTTTAAATTTCTCGTTGTTGTAACGCACCTTGTTTTGTCCGAAATACTGAGCTTGAAGCGCGGCAGAAGATATTGTAAGGATAAATAGGACAGCAATTAATCTTCGAAGGAAAGTATAGGTTTGGTTCATAGATCGTTATTTTTCTTTTTTTCTCTTTCTTCCTGGCGTTGTTGTCTTCTTAGAATCCTTTCTTCCTTTTTTGTTAAGGGAACTTCTACGGCAGGTTGCTTGATGGGTTCAGTCGTTTTCTTTTCTTCTGTTTTCTGTACCACAGGTTCAGTTGAAACAGGTTGTGGATCTTGTATTGGAGGTACTTCAAAATTTGTAGAATCTACAGCCAAACTATCGGTTGCAGTAGTATCTCTTTCATATCGAGGTGTAGGGCAGTTGATTTCTCTTGTGATTTTTACTTTTGCTTTAGGGAAAGGGCCCATGGTATATCCTGTACTTGGATCTTTGTATACTTTTTCCATGAACTTACCAAAAATTGGAAGTGCTGTTCTGGAGCCTTCACCTGTTTCTCCGTTTTTAAAGTGTGCGGTGCGTTCATCGCAACCTACCCAAATGCCGGTAACCAGGTCTTTGGTAACGCCCATGTACCAGGCATCTACGTAGTCACTTGAAGTACCCGTTTTTCCACCAATCTGATTTCCTTTTTTCCAAAGGTCCCATTCCCATAGCGCCTGTGATGTTCCACCCGGTTCTTCCATACCACCTCTCAACATATATAGCATTAACCAGGATAGCTCTTCAGTTAAAACTCTTTTGGTTTTGGCTTTAAATTCTTGAATGATGTTGCCATCCAGGTCAGTAATCTTCTCAACCAGAATAGGATCAGTTTTTAGTCCTCCATTTAAAAAGGTACCATAGGCTTTAACCATTTCAAATACGGTGACATCATTTGGACCTAAGCTAACAGATGGAACCGATTCTAAGTGGCTATCGATACCACATTCCTTTGCCCATTTTACGACATTGTCCCAACCCACTTTTTCTGTAACCTGGGCGGTAATGGTGTTTACAGATCTTGCCATGGCTAAACGGAGTGACATTTCGCTATAAGTATTACTCCAGCTGGCATTTTTAGGTTCCCAATACTCCGTTTTTCCATTTTCCTGAAACGCAATCTTAACTGGTTTATCGGTGAATTTATCGCAAGGACTCATACCGCTTTCTAAAGCCGCTAAGTAGGCGAAAGGCTTAAATGTAGATCCTGCCTGTCTTTTAGATTGATTTACGTGGTCGTACTTGAAATACTTATGATCGATACCACCCACCCAAACTTTTATTTTACCATTAAAAGGATCAAGGGTCATCATTCCTGTATTCATCATTTTTCCATAGTAACGGATAGAATCCATAGTGGAGAATAGCGTATCGCGGTCACCTTTCCAGGTAAAGATTTTCATCTTTTTCTTTTTGTTAAAATAGGCTGTTACAGAATCAGGGGTATTGGCGTATTTCTTTTCCAGCAGTTTGTAGATAGGGAGGTTACGCATTGCACGATCAGGATAATCTACTTTTTTTCCTTCCGAATCTTGCCATGGATCTTGATTGCCCCAAACACTATAAAATCTTTTTTGCAAGGTTTTCATTTGGTCGGCTACAGCTTCCTCAGCATATTGCTGTAACTTGGAATCTATAGTTGTATATATCTTTAAGCCATCTTCATATAGGTCGTAACCATTGTCATTACACCATTTCTCCAGGTATTTATCTACTGCGGCTCTTAAATAAGAATCGCCGTCACTTCCCTCATCTACTCTTCCTTCTTTAAGTTTTATAGGTGTGTTTTTGTAAGTGTTTAATTCAGCGGCAGATATAAAGTTGTATTTATTCATCTGTGCCAAAGCAACATTTCGACGCTCCAATGCTTTTTGAGGATTTCTGATAGGATTGTAAGTTGTCGTGCCTTTTAGCATCCCTACTAGCAAGGCTGATTCAGGCACATCAAGTTGGTTGGCTTCTTTATCGAAATAGATGCGGGATGCTGTTTTGATACCATAAGCATTATTACCAAATGAAACGGTATTTAAATACATGGTAATGATGTCGTTTTTAGAATAATTGGATTCTAATTTTACTGCGGTTAGCCATTCTTTTAGTTTTGCAATAATGGTACGAAGTACTGGAACATGACTTAAAAAGCCTTGTGATTTATTGTATCTGGTCTGGTACAGGTTTTTCGCGAGCTGTTGTGTAATGGTACTTGCTCCACGTTTGTCGCCCGTTGCCGTAGAAATTCCGCTGGAAAGGAGGGAGCGGAAATCGATACCCATATGGCTATAGAAGCGAACGTCTTCTGTTGCTACCAATGCATTGATTACACTGGGTGATATTTCGTTAAAATTTACCGGCGTACGGTTTTCTTTATAATAACGGCCGATCAGCTTCCCATCTGAAGTGTACAATTCTGAACCTACGCGAAGGGTTGGTGTTTTGATATCTTCATAAGAAGGAGAGTAGCCGAATAGCCATAAGAAGTTGAGTTGCAGCGCACAAAAAAAGATGATGATACAAAAAAGGAATATACTTGAATAACGGAGATATTTATTGCGAATTTCTTTAAACATAGTCGTAAAGATCAAAAAAACGTAAAACAGTTTGTGTTAAATAGTGTTAAAAAGTAATGATGCAAATTAACGTAATTTATCATTTGATTTTAAAATCTATAATAGAATTCATTAAACCGGATGGATAAACTCCAAGCCAAACGATTAAAAAAGTAAGCATAGATAAAATAAGAATGCCAGTTATGTAAAAAGCCGGGTGGGTATTTTTTTCTTCAGATAAAATACTTTGTTGTTTTGTGAACATGGCTGTTATAATACGGAGGTAATAGTACAAGCCAATTACACTACTGATAACAAGGACTAATGTCGCTATTAAAAAGCCGTTCTGAAGTCCAGCGGCTAGTATGTAAAATTTTCCTACAAAACCTGCAGTTAATGGTATTCCAGCCAGAGAGAGCAAAGCCATGCTAAAAATACAGGCTAGAACAGGGTGTCGCCAAAATAATGCCCGGTAACTTTCGATATCTTCTGCATCTGTTTCTTTGTTCGACAAAATAGTAATTACTCCAAAAGCGATTAGGGTTGTTATAAAATAGGTTATCAAATAAAAACAGAGTGCTTGAATGCCGAGTGAACTACCAGGAACGAGGGCAACTAATATATAACCAAGGTGCGCAATTGAAGAATAAGCCAGAATACGTTTTACATTCTTTTGCTGTAAAGCAAGCAGATTACCAATAATCATTGTAGCAATGGCAATACTGATTAAAGTAAGCAGGAACACCTTGAAGCGGTAACCATCAATCATTACAAAAAAACGCAAAAGAACAGCAAGCACACCACCTTTAGAAGCTGTGCTAATAAAGGCCGTTACAGGTGTGGGTGATCCCTGATATATATCTGCAGCCCACATATGAAAGGGGACGACCGCTAATTTAAATCCTATCCCTACCAGCATCATTCCTAAACCGGTTAAAAATAGGGGTGATAAAGACTTAAGCATGGATATATTGCTGGCAATTGCAGAAAAATCCATGCTCCCGGTTTCAAGGTAAATTAGTGCCATCCCAAAAAGAAGGAAGGCAGAAGAGAAGGCAGCTAGCACAAGGTATTTAATCCCTGCTTCTATATTGTGATGCCTGGTTCGCAAATAGGCAATGAGTGCATACAGACCAACAGTCAGGATTTCGAGACCCAGGAATAAAGAAATAAAATGCTTACTGATCGCCAGAATACAGGCCCCAAGGGTACATAGAAACAACAATATATAGTATTCTTTAGGATTTTCTTCTTTTTCTTCGAAATATACATAAGAAAGAATATTGACCACCAGGCTTGAAAAAATGATGAGTCCCATAACGAATACAGAGAATCCATCAATGATAAACAAGGGTTGAATAGGACAAGGAAGTACTTTTTGAATATTAAAAAGAGCAGCGAAAGCTATACTAAATAATATCAGACTACTGAACTGGATACTTCGGTGATTAAGTTTTAGGGCAATAAGGAGCATAATTAGCACGGAAGAACCGGCAAGTACTAGTAATGGTGTAAGTGCGAAAAAATCGTTACTTGACATTGTGTTCTTCTTTTTTTATGATGACTGATCTGTATGTGGTTGATGTTATCGGAGGAGCCGGGAATAATTTCTCTAATTTATTAACGATAGGTTTGGCAGTATTAATAATAGGTTGCGGATAAAGACCCAACCATATAAGGCTAAATGCAAGGGATGCCATAATCAGGGTTTCTCTCCATGAAAAATCA
This is a stretch of genomic DNA from Candidatus Pedobacter colombiensis. It encodes these proteins:
- a CDS encoding transglycosylase domain-containing protein; translated protein: MFKEIRNKYLRYSSIFLFCIIIFFCALQLNFLWLFGYSPSYEDIKTPTLRVGSELYTSDGKLIGRYYKENRTPVNFNEISPSVINALVATEDVRFYSHMGIDFRSLLSSGISTATGDKRGASTITQQLAKNLYQTRYNKSQGFLSHVPVLRTIIAKLKEWLTAVKLESNYSKNDIITMYLNTVSFGNNAYGIKTASRIYFDKEANQLDVPESALLVGMLKGTTTYNPIRNPQKALERRNVALAQMNKYNFISAAELNTYKNTPIKLKEGRVDEGSDGDSYLRAAVDKYLEKWCNDNGYDLYEDGLKIYTTIDSKLQQYAEEAVADQMKTLQKRFYSVWGNQDPWQDSEGKKVDYPDRAMRNLPIYKLLEKKYANTPDSVTAYFNKKKKMKIFTWKGDRDTLFSTMDSIRYYGKMMNTGMMTLDPFNGKIKVWVGGIDHKYFKYDHVNQSKRQAGSTFKPFAYLAALESGMSPCDKFTDKPVKIAFQENGKTEYWEPKNASWSNTYSEMSLRLAMARSVNTITAQVTEKVGWDNVVKWAKECGIDSHLESVPSVSLGPNDVTVFEMVKAYGTFLNGGLKTDPILVEKITDLDGNIIQEFKAKTKRVLTEELSWLMLYMLRGGMEEPGGTSQALWEWDLWKKGNQIGGKTGTSSDYVDAWYMGVTKDLVTGIWVGCDERTAHFKNGETGEGSRTALPIFGKFMEKVYKDPSTGYTMGPFPKAKVKITREINCPTPRYERDTTATDSLAVDSTNFEVPPIQDPQPVSTEPVVQKTEEKKTTEPIKQPAVEVPLTKKEERILRRQQRQEEREKKKNNDL
- a CDS encoding NADH-quinone oxidoreductase subunit N; translated protein: MSSNDFFALTPLLVLAGSSVLIMLLIALKLNHRSIQFSSLILFSIAFAALFNIQKVLPCPIQPLFIIDGFSVFVMGLIIFSSLVVNILSYVYFEEKEENPKEYYILLFLCTLGACILAISKHFISLFLGLEILTVGLYALIAYLRTRHHNIEAGIKYLVLAAFSSAFLLFGMALIYLETGSMDFSAIASNISMLKSLSPLFLTGLGMMLVGIGFKLAVVPFHMWAADIYQGSPTPVTAFISTASKGGVLAVLLRFFVMIDGYRFKVFLLTLISIAIATMIIGNLLALQQKNVKRILAYSSIAHLGYILVALVPGSSLGIQALCFYLITYFITTLIAFGVITILSNKETDAEDIESYRALFWRHPVLACIFSMALLSLAGIPLTAGFVGKFYILAAGLQNGFLIATLVLVISSVIGLYYYLRIITAMFTKQQSILSEEKNTHPAFYITGILILSMLTFLIVWLGVYPSGLMNSIIDFKIK
- a CDS encoding GIY-YIG nuclease family protein: MKKFVYVVTDRNRTSLHVGMSSDLIKTLDFYKQMPCLFFDSGQQLTRLVYFEEFKTEAQALSRFKLISRFTRTQKERLVRACNPDWVDLTIGLDFEHITSGRKMINQVNLAFNMLS
- a CDS encoding LexA family transcriptional regulator: MSNISSNLKYLRKKKGHTQQQFADAMEIKRSLIGAYEEDRAEPKYDLLKKIAEYFDLTIDEFINENINEDWKPKPKSQGSNLRILSISVDKDDNENIEMVPVKASAGYLNGFADPQYIKELPKFQLPLPFLKHGTFRAFEIMGDSMLPIQPGSIIVAEYMDNWNDVKTGETYIIVSKNEGVVYKRAGNRFKENKDLKLISDNKIYDPYTVSADDILEIWKAKAYISTALPDPTPEPTIETLSTMMAQMQKSISQLNKN
- a CDS encoding basic secretory protein-like protein; the protein is MNQTYTFLRRLIAVLFILTISSAALQAQYFGQNKVRYNNEKFKVLQTPHFEIYYYLQNEKLIEKFAQDAETWYKMHQEIFKDTFVKKNPIILYNNHPDFQQTTALQGEIGIGTGGVTEAFKNRVIMPVMELNNQTRHVLGHELVHAFQYHLLLEKDSINLENVSQIPLWMIEGMAEYLSVGKTDAFTSMWMRDALLNRDIPSLKDLTNSNKYFPYRYGQAFWTFVGSVYGDTTIVPLFKATAKYGYENGLRYTFGYDDRALSGLWKNAIEAHYRPMLKTDSSQIRITGTKIIDNKNAGNMNVAPSISPDGKYLAFLSEKDLFGIDLFLADAKTGKILRKLSSQVSNSHIDDFNFLESAGTWSPDGKQFAFSIFSKGKNQLMIINVDNGSVALRAQMGDVAQFGNLSWSPNGEDIAFSGMIQGQSDIFSYNLKTKIVTQITNDVYSDYAPAYSQDGKKIAFSSDRASLKSNSIAAVHPINLSIYDVESKSLTDVPVFPGANNLNAQFSGDSKRLFFLSNRDGFRNLYEYTLADNSVKQLTDYFTGISGITEFSPAISVSRNDEIVYSYYRSQRYTLYNARASAFHAKPVDANAVNFDAAILPPMESTGVDIVNSNLNNFERFERTITDSMRLVPYKPKFKLDYLANSGVGVSTSRFGTGVQGGIVGLFSDIVGRNQIIANLSVNGEIYDIGGLVGYINQESRINWGAALSHIPYLSGFREIVPDKLKDRNGNDINVFNDRTNLIRTFEDQAQLFAAYPFNKVHRFEAGGAFSRYSYRIDRISNYYENVGGQIGYYITSDKTKVPLNQATNEYGMPFKSFNIFQVNASFVGDNSINGITSPLDGFRYRVGMEQYFGDYKFSAVNVDLRKYWRLKPVTLAARSYNYLRIGKEGENLYPLFIGYPYLIRGYEATSLYNNSSGISNGFDINQLSGNKIAVFNFELRLPFTGPKKLAAIPSKFMFTDLNVFFDAGLAWNEGSKVVFKNQPENNIDPKLDVNGNILHDKNGNPIYQKTNERVPAMSVGISLRVNVFGAFVLEPYYAFPFQRKDISGGVFGLTFAPGW